In the genome of Planctomycetia bacterium, one region contains:
- a CDS encoding HEAT repeat domain-containing protein — protein MKSYRQTSAYWLSCFMLCFTSIGLAQTTSLGTVSFPLNKPKAPVESVTDWSKTVIHTANTAWAETNAAQREKLLNAWAEATPSQMAYLTRVLQQNQPAETAQTIQTLKELFGIIRRITWQPADVPAMQRVVAAWVVVVPPLVKRIPSTELSSHQRRNLEQVLLDLALLSREGPLASPVARQTWQAEVKTLATMLQHSKHSVRLVALSVLEALGSDAADAKEQVTKALNDSDCFVRWVAVRTVQALGLTESARQQLTKLENDSDSQVRQAVLAALQKPVTGNDAAMELKSVPTSTKTEVVQQSVVTSVPAKPAESLTNVETPKPALTIREETKLEIPKMEVPARIEVPAKLEIPKVEVPAVESRPMPKPAMKVETSSPAKPAPLTALPVQRQIPVRKPVAKELPATSSPMFGPAPTPVSQTSTRPTVQQTAAVAPVNSPAPVKPAPTSLWLSRLRQGSVEQQVNAVMELGKLGASASDAIPVLSEFLLRGDVAVRREIPLALAKMGKPARMATAVLERALQDQDTDVKVNAARALLELSE, from the coding sequence ATGAAGTCGTATCGTCAAACCAGCGCCTACTGGTTGTCGTGTTTCATGCTGTGCTTCACATCTATCGGTCTGGCTCAGACGACCTCGCTGGGTACGGTAAGTTTTCCATTGAATAAGCCGAAGGCTCCGGTGGAGTCCGTCACTGACTGGTCCAAAACAGTCATTCATACTGCCAACACCGCCTGGGCTGAAACCAATGCAGCGCAGCGCGAAAAGCTGCTCAATGCCTGGGCCGAAGCAACACCTTCCCAGATGGCTTACCTCACACGAGTGCTGCAGCAGAATCAGCCAGCTGAAACCGCTCAAACCATTCAGACATTGAAAGAACTCTTTGGCATCATTCGCCGCATCACCTGGCAACCAGCCGATGTGCCTGCCATGCAACGCGTGGTAGCTGCCTGGGTAGTAGTCGTACCGCCATTAGTGAAACGAATTCCTTCAACCGAGCTTTCCTCCCACCAGCGACGCAATCTGGAACAGGTCCTGCTCGATCTTGCATTACTAAGCCGTGAAGGCCCGTTGGCTTCACCCGTAGCCCGACAAACCTGGCAAGCTGAAGTCAAGACTCTCGCAACCATGCTTCAGCATTCCAAACATTCTGTGCGACTGGTCGCCTTGAGTGTGCTCGAAGCTCTGGGCAGCGATGCTGCAGATGCAAAGGAACAGGTAACCAAGGCACTCAACGATAGTGATTGCTTTGTTCGCTGGGTTGCTGTACGAACCGTGCAGGCTCTGGGGCTGACAGAATCCGCTCGCCAGCAATTAACCAAGCTGGAAAACGATTCCGATTCACAGGTCCGTCAGGCAGTGTTGGCAGCTTTGCAGAAACCTGTTACTGGCAATGATGCAGCAATGGAACTCAAGAGTGTTCCAACCTCAACAAAAACTGAAGTGGTTCAGCAGTCCGTGGTAACATCGGTGCCTGCGAAACCAGCAGAAAGCTTGACGAATGTTGAGACACCGAAGCCTGCACTGACCATCAGGGAAGAGACCAAACTGGAGATTCCCAAGATGGAAGTTCCAGCCAGAATCGAAGTCCCGGCAAAGCTGGAAATACCCAAGGTCGAAGTCCCTGCGGTTGAATCCAGACCAATGCCTAAGCCAGCCATGAAAGTCGAAACATCGTCACCAGCGAAACCCGCGCCGTTGACTGCGCTTCCGGTCCAAAGGCAAATCCCGGTCAGAAAACCAGTAGCTAAAGAACTACCTGCAACCAGTTCGCCAATGTTTGGCCCGGCTCCAACTCCTGTATCACAAACATCAACCCGGCCTACAGTTCAGCAGACCGCTGCCGTGGCTCCTGTCAACTCTCCTGCTCCGGTAAAGCCTGCACCGACATCGCTCTGGCTCTCCAGGCTGCGACAAGGTTCGGTGGAGCAGCAGGTAAACGCTGTCATGGAACTAGGTAAACTGGGTGCATCTGCCAGCGATGCCATTCCAGTGCTGTCTGAATTCCTGCTGCGAGGCGATGTCGCTGTCCGCCGTGAAATCCCACTGGCTCTGGCCAAAATGGGCAAACCTGCCCGCATGGCAACAGCCGTTCTCGAACGGGCCTTGCAGGATCAGGATACCGATGTCAAAGTCAACGCCGCACGTGCGTTACTGGAACTTTCCGAATAG
- a CDS encoding peptidylprolyl isomerase has product MRIVVLHGMVLAVLSLFASQVQAQLFKAKPIAVVNGQAIDRDEWEAAVKRLPPPPPNISAEAKKGAAMQVLALMIDDVLLRQYLNKQVPPPSAADIQQKLTQLETALRANKKTLADYYRETGLNDEKLRSGISAETQWQLFLSKRISHDDLKKYYEDNKDMFDGARIRVSHIVYTIPPGNAQAEAAGKQAMENVRLNLLKGADFAGLAKQYSHDKTSAERGGDLGWFPPRKADPDQFIRTASSMKKGEVSGLVRTDYGLHIIQVADFQPGKTSTYDEVKESVRDVYADELKVAIILQQRRDAKIEIND; this is encoded by the coding sequence ATGCGTATAGTTGTGTTACATGGCATGGTGTTGGCTGTTCTGTCGCTGTTCGCCAGCCAGGTTCAAGCTCAATTGTTCAAAGCCAAACCTATTGCAGTGGTCAATGGCCAGGCGATTGATCGTGATGAATGGGAAGCAGCAGTAAAGCGTTTGCCGCCTCCACCGCCCAATATCAGTGCCGAGGCGAAAAAAGGCGCTGCCATGCAGGTGCTGGCACTGATGATTGATGATGTTCTGCTTCGACAGTATCTCAACAAACAGGTTCCACCACCCAGCGCCGCCGATATTCAGCAGAAATTGACACAACTCGAAACAGCACTGCGTGCCAACAAGAAAACACTGGCTGATTACTACCGCGAAACAGGGCTCAACGACGAAAAACTCCGCTCCGGCATTTCCGCAGAAACTCAGTGGCAGCTGTTCCTGTCCAAACGCATTTCCCACGATGACCTCAAAAAATACTATGAAGACAACAAGGACATGTTCGACGGAGCCAGGATTCGCGTCTCACACATTGTTTATACGATCCCGCCCGGCAATGCTCAGGCTGAAGCTGCAGGCAAGCAGGCAATGGAAAACGTGAGACTGAATCTTCTCAAAGGCGCTGACTTTGCAGGCTTGGCTAAACAGTATTCACACGACAAGACCAGCGCTGAACGGGGCGGAGATCTCGGCTGGTTCCCACCACGCAAGGCTGATCCCGATCAGTTCATCCGAACTGCATCCAGCATGAAGAAAGGCGAAGTCAGCGGACTGGTGCGTACCGATTATGGCTTGCACATCATTCAGGTAGCAGATTTCCAGCCTGGCAAAACCAGCACTTACGATGAAGTCAAGGAATCAGTCAGAGATGTGTATGCCGATGAGTTGAAGGTAGCCATCATCCTGCAGCAACGCCGCGACGCCAAGATCGAAATCAATGACTGA
- the yidD gene encoding membrane protein insertion efficiency factor YidD, which produces MRWLSNGLSFLLILLVRAYQLVLSPIFGGQCRFYPSCSRYMIMAIQKHGPIRGTGKGLWRLCKCHPWHPGGFDYP; this is translated from the coding sequence ATGCGCTGGCTGTCGAACGGGCTATCATTCCTGCTGATTCTTTTAGTACGAGCCTACCAACTCGTACTCAGTCCGATCTTTGGCGGCCAGTGTCGCTTTTACCCCAGTTGCAGCCGGTACATGATCATGGCTATTCAGAAGCACGGCCCGATTCGTGGCACCGGCAAAGGCCTCTGGCGACTCTGCAAATGCCATCCCTGGCACCCCGGCGGATTTGATTATCCGTGA